In Sesamum indicum cultivar Zhongzhi No. 13 linkage group LG1, S_indicum_v1.0, whole genome shotgun sequence, the sequence TGCAAAAATTAGAGGTTTGTAGTCAAGGCAAGCTAAAAATTTAGCAgcactaaaattttataaagaagaACCTGTTGTTCTCTGATCAATCGTTGAGCGACAAGAGAAGGTGATGGAGGACGAGCAGTACGCCTGGAGAAATGACCCATAGATGTGCCTAAAGCATTCTGTATAAGCTGATGACTTGCATGAGGGAAACGATGCCCACTTCCATCAGGGATACCACCAAACATTGCAGCCTCAAGCATTAAAGCTTCATCATGTTCCTCGGATGAGATGCCACCCCActttaaacatatatacagTTATAAGCATCAACTATTACTGTGCTAAATTCATAAGAAATGGACTCTATTCTTTCCAGCTGACTGAATAAATAATGAGCAAGAATTAGGACAAAAAGGTTACCTCATCAGAGGGTAAATCACTTCCATCATGCTGCAAATGATGAATACTATCATGGCACAGAGGACTTGAAGATGCAGTAACCTCAAtatcttcaatatttttggcGGTGCTGGTAGGACCTGTTGACACACATCTCCTTCTATGTCTAACAAGAGGCAGCTCTTCTACATCTTCAGTTTCATCTTCCAGGGATGTGTTCCCAACTTCAACCCGAGATTGCCTACAGATTTCAAATGCTTACTAGGGAAGAGAATGTCTTGAAGATATCATTGAACACTGAGAGACACTATCAgatattaatcatattaatttttcaaaattttttacgTTCTAAATGGGTTGGGTTAAAGAACTGCACTAgacaatacattaatatagaAGAGagcaagaaaattaaagactGCAAAGGCTACTAGGAGAGAAAAGCATAGGGTACTTGGTTGACAATCTCATTCTTCCACAACATTGCTATTGTTGTATGGATACTTTGCACACCAACACCTagtattttcttatttagtaTTCACATTTTCCAATTCTTACACATTTTCTTTAGTGAATTACGATTACCTCTTGTCCCCAGGCTTTCAACactaaaaagattttataattggTAATAACCTAACCAATTAATAACAATGGTCCTCTAGAGTGTCAGTGTATTGAAGAAAGATAGGTCCTGTAACACATTACCTCTGTGCATGCGGCAACAAATAATGAAAGAATGAGCCTATCAACAAAAAAGCATTTACCATCCATTTGACGGCAGTTTTTCCGTCCTTTCTGGTGCAGCTGATTTCAACCCTTCTACTTCTGAGGCTCCAACCTTCCTTTCTAGTTCCCTGAGCACTTTTCCTTGCTCTGCAGTCTAAATTCAGCTCGTGTTAACTAGAGCTATTATTGAGATTCAAATTGTGATGCAGAAGAAGATCAAACCTGCAACGACAAGGAAACTGCATGTGCTAGTGAAGCATTTTCCAAGTAAGACCGTCCAGGCTGTGGAACAGAATCTCTAAGATCCTATACCAATGGTGACAAccaatactaataaaaatcatatagttcaacagcagcagcaaattatattttgtaaatatatcacatacaaGATGTTCATCAGATTGTTGATTTAACATTGCAGTGTCCTGCTTGGAAGCCTCAATGGCTGCTCTTAGCATTTCGTCTTCTATATCATTCTCATAGTCAGGCACTTCCATAATAGTGGGACCGCCTGGTCCTGAATTTGTGGAGCTATCTCGAGAGCCAAGTCCATCAGCATGTGTAACTAGTGGGTCAGGAGAACTTTTCTTGTCatcatgatcatgatcatCATCTTCCTCATCTATGATAACAGTTCCACGTACTTCTGGGTCATGGACATGCGCAGTTTCAGTGACGTCTTCAATGGTGGGCGCACCACCAGGATGACCGGACTCTCTAATATCATCTTTCACCTCAATTGGAATCTCCCTCACCTCTCTTGGATGTGAGATAAAAGGTGACCGAGCTGCTGCATTACCACTATCAAATAAACTTCTGGTGAAGTTGGGATtgaggagagagaaaggaTTCAAATCCGTGGCAAAAgggaaaagagaagaaagaggtCTATGGGACTCGAATGGTATTGGGTCATCCACATCCATTATGCCATCTTGAGGAGCAGTTAAAGGCGCTGCTTGAATTCTGAATGTAGAGACACAAAGATATAACAGAAGATATTAATGTGaaccatcaaatttattactCAGAAAGAATGAAGGAAGAACGGGCCTCAGACAAATGATAAAATACTAACGGGTCGCTATCGCCTTCACTAAAATGTGCATCAACAGCTTCATTGAGATTGCCATGATGTTCCTGATCAACCAAGGATATGAGctattaaatcaaaatcaaatgatgatacaaaataatgtaatgcagaaaatttaaaaataacggCTGTTTATTCTAGATATAAAATTCCGCCGATTCTTGAAGGCTCTTAAGCATGATAGCTGAATAGTTGACTGTAACTATAATTCAGTCCGGTTGAATTCACCAACTTAGTTTGCTCAGATCATGGCATGATAGCTGAATGTGTCTCAACACTTATTGGCCGCAAAAATTAGTATGCCAAAATGACTACTATGCATGCCTTTGTTTCAGAATCATCAACATTGCACTGATAAGCTAACTTTACAAATGAGCATTTGTGAAATTTACAAGGAAAGATCACCAAATAAGGATGTAAAATCCAGGATGGCTACTGTCATTGCCCTTGAAATGTTAGTTAACCTGCAGTGGTGGGTTTCGAAACATTGTTAAAAATGCACGAAATGGAGCACAAACAATCAATCTCCTAACCTCTAGCTCCGTATCTTCTAAGGAAGTTATTCTCAAGCTTCCAACAGAAGATTATGAGAGAGAACATGAAGTATCTACGGAACTTGGACACTGATCTATCCACTAAGCATAATGTACGGAAAGTACTAATTGACTAATTGATATGTACGCCagccaaacaaacaaaaatataatgggACAAAGTTGGAATGCAAATGACATTATAATTGGACAAGGTTGGAATGCAAATGACGTGTTTGaagggataaattatttttaaggaaaaatcAGGACATGGGCATTCCAACAATATCAACATCAACCTGCAATTCATTTTCACCATTGTTCTATAGCaatcttcttgttttttgtcTTTGTCTGCCTCTCACCTTTTCTTCTCTAAGATTAccatatatgtaaatatatattcatacttCCATGCAAAACTTATGCAGTATGAGCAAGACACACGACAGTCTCAAAAACTAATATTACTTGGACGAATGTGTACGATTATGAGAACTAGACCAAGCAGTCTATCCCATCTGTTTCTTGGTGTCGCGTTCACTGTCATCCAGTATCAAATTCACGAAGCCCCTCTGCTCTCAAATCCAAGAATGGAATTGATGAACCAGATTTACAGACTTTTTGGTTGCATAGCATAAATCGTCCTTGATGCTAACAAAACACAACAAGCACTTACCAAGAATTATGGCTCTTACAAAAATGACACGGCCCTCTATGATCTGGCTAAATCTCCTATCAAGGGTATTGCATTCTTTAAAGTTTAAACCCACCGACAGTGAAGTTGACAATTCTCAGCAGAATAAGCAACATCATTCCGTATTGCATTCAACAGTTCTAAGTTGACCGATCAAATGCTCACTATACAATTACTTCAGTCAGTAACCTCCAACCTCCACCACATCACACTTCCACGCCACCACAATACGCAAGAAAATATGCACGTAAATTACTGTACAACTACGGATGTTTATATCCACTCTTCCACAGAAGTGTAGGGACAATAACCCCTAGCTTCCTACAAGCAACCAAAACTTGCGCAGCTTTACCATCAAGCAACCACCGCATATTActgatcaaaatttaactaaaacaAACCAAtcgaaaaaattaaagaaaaatcaataaactaaACTAGAAAAACACAACAGcattatacatcaattaaCAGCAGTGACTTTCAGTAAATACTACCTCAAGTTTTCGAATAGCGGTGGCTTCAGAAACGCCGGTAATACTCATGAAAGTGTCGATCGCTTCTTGATCAGGTCTCGTCATTTTTCCTGATTACTTCGTACTAATTGTTCGCTAAAAATGGAGAAAGCAAACAGATTCTTCTGTAAATGAACTAAGTTTTCGCTTTTGTTGTTGGAATGTTTGCAGAAAACCATACTGATATACATGGGTAAGGACAGAGCTGTCCTTTTGACACCGAGAAGGGGTAGTTTGGGAAGTAAAAGGAAATTGGTAGCTTTTTCTATTATGTTCTATAAACTTCCACGCCTTCTCTCTTTGTGTTCTTCCGATTTTGGGCTTTAGATAGAGTAGAGAATATCTTGGGCCATAAGTTAGCTTATATATCTCCACATGCTAATGCATATGACGAAGTATATATTCActtttataagggtaattttagtataaaatatttatttaacttacaGTAGGTTAGTAATAAGTCGATCAacgtaaatatatatttttatttaatttttttttgttaaaatcagCTAAtctagtgaattttgattaacggatatatctatttgttaaacgaaaaTGAATGTCAGtggtactaaatataatttcacaaaccATAGAGAGTTTACGtacaattacaccaaatctcatgaGAAGGCGGTATAATTTTCCCTTACTAATATTTCTAAATGcttaaaatgattttatatacTATTAGAAAAGACTaagatatcatcaatataaatgactataaagtttgaaaattgattaaaaatgttattattatattctgaAATTCTGAAGGTTCATTTTTCAAGCCAAATGGCATaaaatgggactaaaaatgcagTTTTGTATCTAtctgattcatttatttaaatatctcaatattctgattttaaattaaattttaagaaaatcatTGCGTTATGTAATCTGTCTAAAAGACATTCTTTATTGGGGATCGGACATCTTATctattttaaactttattaagaggtttataatttatttcaagcctaggttttcctctttctttttctgcatgCTTATTGACATAAAAATCAGTACATGACTAGGGTGATTTCGAggatctaattaatttttttctctattagGGAATTAATATcacttttacataattttaaatactcaGCATTCATTTGGCAAGGTCTTGCTTCAGTAGGGATATTTGcttctgaaaattattttcataaggAAGATTCacaatatactttttttttataccaaaATGCATTGAGATGTTCGATACATATTTCaggttcaaatttattttgaatcattttaatattttcttgtaatttaagattttcaagtagtttatttattcgtaatgaattaatttcttcttttgtaaAGCAAATTTGGATAGTCTTTGAGATTATTAAATCCCTCGTTTCATTGATAACTCTATCTATTGGTTGAgtgattaattcaaattttattatttcatcttCAAAGGTTACTATTATACCTttctcattaatattttttattggaaagattttcttaagaaaaagtgttcaaaaaataatttcgttcttttattaataggaAGTTTGTTGGAatacattttttgttattacatatgtaagcttttgaattttaaaagcttatattcaatttttgtccATTAGCAGAGGATAAAGAgactgattatattttttaatattcttgatttcttcttttaatttttcgacTTCTActcttaaattttctaaagtGGAGGGATTATCTTTAATTGTATGCCTTTCATTAAGCAACCTCTTGACTTCAATAATTGTCTATGGTTCAAAGGGTTTACTAGCAATTCTATTATAAACAGGGTTGGATTCAGATGTTGAggctttattattattttcaatcttACTAAGAATGATATCCCTTACTTCGAGATCTCTTATTTCTCTAAGTAATTCGATAATACAATTATCAGTGAGAACATTTATTGTTCCCATCTGtttaaattttgtcattaattcataaattcttGATGTGAACTTTCCTTAGTTTTTTCCTGTATGAACAAGAGGGTTCTTCTTCTTCCGACTCAGAAGAGATTGATGAATGTTCAGAATTCTCTTCGAAATTTTTAAGTTCATCTCGCTCTCCAGACTTTTCTTTAGATTGTCCTTCTGGTTCAGAAGATCTCAATAGAAAGTATTATATTGagcatattttgtttttttttttcttctaaattaagactattcttcttcttttttaatattttaattagctTTTCTATTTCTGCATCTATTTGCAAGATGATTTATTTCCCCATAAATGTAGcatctctttattttctttgtagcATTATTTTTAGcattcctttaattttttctatctaagtctttttctttatttatttctattcttgatttattcttttttttttttctagagtTCTATACTTAGGGAGTTTTGGTCTATTGGGTGGTTTCGTTTCTATTCCAAATTGAGCGCAAAATTGGcctaattgaattttttctgttgaattttatcttttaatttgttggtttaatctaatttcattGCATAGATTTAACCCTTCTTGGATGCAGGTTCCAATTAACTTCCCATAAGTATAttggttataattaattaatctgcACCTCCCCTTTCGCAGAGTATTTCTAACTCTCTCAACAAAAAGATGAGGGAGGCCATCTATGAATTTAGATTTCCCATGAACATCATTTGATTCAGGAAGTTCCATAACTCTACTGAAGAAGACGTCTTTATACCATCTAAACGAAGTTAaagttttacattttaaattatttagtagtGTTCTTATATTCTCACTATTATCCGACCATCTTCCAGTAAAATGTTCTATAATATTGATAGCTAATGTATAAACTGCTTTTTCttctaacaaattatttttaatttctactatatttaatatttcatctttGTCAATTTCACTGAGATAATTATTCTACCATCCTTTCAATTGACCAGTGAATCCCGCTATAATCATTTTAGCAATACCTTTATCAGAATCATTATTTCCTTTACAAATAGTGTGCTACACATCATCATCCTATGtatagtattataaaaaattgtctttttgtaaattcattaatattcaattcataaatttatttaccattataactattttggtcaattatcTCTAGTTCTTCATAAAAGAACATCTTGGGGTGTTGGGCtggaataataaaatttagtttgcATTGACTTTCTagcaaaattttctaatttgttaatttttttcgagaatttttctctataattttgagagtttatattattatttaaagtatttaatttaaatttttaaatttttggtcaagtaatttttctagttcttctattgattttaaattaaaaccttCAATATCTGGtgcagtttaaaaaaatacaatttgttTAAGAGATTTATTATCTTGTGTTCTACAATTAAGATAAAGTGTTTGAAGAAGTTTATAGTATATTctataacatatacatattaattctgatccaaatacataattataccCATGTGTTTTAACATTCAATGTCACTGCATCAAGTGTATTTACATCAGACaatgaaaattgtaaatttgggTAAACATTAAAGAATACTGGTCCATGCGCCAGAGTAGATTGTATTATCCCTATTAGAGATTTCTTCCAGTCTAAATTCTTAGCATCTTTTAGAGCAGCCAAAAACTCTCCAGTAAATCTTCTAATGTTAGAGGCTTAAAGACTATTTGTACAAGACCTATATGTAGaaatttatattcttcttgGTAATGTGTTATATCCATGACATccaaaactattattaatttttcctcATTATCGAGTACAATAGATTCTTCAGTAGTTTTTACTACCTGCTTAATTTTCCAAAAGTCAAAtcttccaaaattataaattagtctAGGATTTACTTTAGGAACTgtccatttatttaattgatctaAATTCTTGGGAAGTTCATATTCCTCTTTCTTAGCATTCTtcatatgattaatattaCTATCAAATAAATACTCCATATTAAGCAGAGAAATAAAGCACTGCTGAATTATCCAATACAACTTCAATAACATGGCTCTAATACCAATGGAACCATGGCCTTAAGCCCTGGAGGATCgataattttatagaaaaatttaaatccgaCCATGTAGGGTATGACGAACCAACAATGTAGGCAGAAggcaaaagaaataaaaaaaattcacaataaAATCCGTCCATGTAGGTGGTATGAAAAACTGACCATGTAGGCataatacaataaaagaatattttttgataaagaTAGATATAATGAAAACTGGATATATCAAGGGAAGACTAGGTTGAAGCCTCTTACATTTTGTTAAACCAACAGGTATGAATTTTAGTCAAAGAATGCCACATAAAGGCCCAAAGAACGCCATACAAAACTAGGGAAAAATGGCAAAGGCGACCTTGTTCATACCCATGATATAACTCAACGACCCAGAGTGTCTTTTCCTTATAATCATCTAATTTCTcgttatatttatctttaataaaaatactctcttttttttagCCTTGCTATCTCAGTTGTTATGGATAATTCAAGAATAGTTGTTTAGTCTTGCATTAGGCTAAATGTATGAacataagtaaataaaagtgcagaaatataaataagaaaaacttacaaaattgaaagtaCTCCCTACTCCTCCTTATGCAAAATAACCCTTTTCTATAactaagaaaaataagaacaaaGTACAAATGGCTCTGCTTTAGCACACGAACACTTCCGAGGGCATGcccaaaacaaagaaagggGAGGGGTTATTGTTCGGACTTGAAATTTCTCTTTCGCGTCTGCATGGCTGCCATCTGCCAAGTGTCGTCTCATTCCTGACACGTGTCCATTAGTCAAAAGTTTTCAATTCATCTGCCATTCAGTGGTCActtcattttttcataattttgaaaaagttgtcTCTCTGATTCTGATCCTGATTGTTTGtggttgtttttttctttagaagATTCTGAAAttgccattttttattttcccttCAAAGTGTTTCTGATtcctttgaaaaaattatcaggAGGTCTTCTTGAGTGAAGTCCTCAAATGGATCCTAGATTCTCTTGCaagataagaaaatttatCCTCTCTGTCTTTGGAAGAGATTTCCATTGGAGATGCAATTTCTAAAAGATTCTTTTGGAGATCTTtctatatttgtttaaaatattcttcaaTCATTTGTTCTTTCGTATAGCTCCCTTTTTATTCAGGATTCTCTAAGAAATATGTTCAAAGGGATTAAGAGCTTGGTTTTCCTCCTTCTCAGCaagaattttgtatttttgtatcttttcCTCCATTTCATTGATAGTTTGTTGATCATAGTATTTCTTGGTTTCAGGATCCATCTACATTAACTTTCTCCAAAATTTTGAGCAATATTtccttttaatatatagaattttttgtaGGGTAATTCCTATTTCTAGTAACTATTTCCAAATCCATGAAATGGAGAATTTCATACAGAAATAGAGGAAAATCATTCCTTCAATCCATTTCCTCGATTTTTCTGCTTGGATAATCCTTGGCGAGTAATTCACCCATACTAACTTGTTAACATGGGTTTAAACCTActtttgggttaagtttcgtgaaattctgagaacgctcaaaatttagctgtttttttacacggttttattaaagaaagtttgtttccctttcatactaacttgtagttattattacgcttagaaaatttaccatacaaatgcatgggtttagacctacgtttgggtcaagttttgtggaattctgagaacgttgacaATTTAGCTAtgttacacggttttattaaagaaagtttatttccttatcatactaacctgtagttattattacgcttagaaaattcactatacaaatgcaagggtttaggcctacttttgattcaagtttcgtggaattctgagataCTTCAAATTTGagctgttttacgcggttttattgaaaatactAACTTGTTAACATGGGTTTAAACCTActtttgggttaagtttcatggaattctgtgaacgttcaacatttagctgttttacccACATCTTGCTGGTAATCACTAATTTGTTGAACTCACCAAGGCAGCTCGCAAAATAAGCCTCTAGATAGCTTTTGCCTCCTCAATTTTGGGAAAGTCAAGCACATCCTTCTCAACCATTTTTTTGCACTCATGGCCAACGGCTTCTTTTTGTAGTCTCTTCAAATCTTTCTCCATTTGCTGGAAATGGCTAGCGGCCTCATTCTTTGCCTCTTTTAGCTTTGCAATACCAGGGATCCATCTTCTCCTTTAAATTTCGCCTTTGAGCTTCACTCTAGGGATGGGAGGGGTCTCCTGAGGAAGAGAGAAGAGTTCGTCACATACGGAGGTCGTCTTCAACACAATTGGACAAAGTATCAAAAAAcatttgaaagaaagaaaagcagtCAAATTGAAAATGTACCTTGACCACGTATGAAGAAATTATCCCCTCAAGTTCCTCCCCAGTCGTGGAGGCTAGGAGGAGTTTATCCCCTGGAGTTAGCACCCCCTCATAAATTCAGTCACCAGGGAAGAGTTTTTCCCTTTATCTTGCTTCACAGATAGGCGAGTATGCAAATAGTCTGAGGTGGCACGAGAAGATTTGAGAGGACACCCCACTCATCCCTAAGAGAAAGAGGAGGATGAGGTCCAGAAGAAAGCCTTGTGGAATTAGTTGGGGAGGGGGCAAAAGAACTCATTCTAGCTTTCTTGGAAGAGGCCCTTGGCAAGGCCCCCGGTGAAGGAGAGACACGTCGCTTCCCCTTAGACTCACTGGACGCATGGGTTCCCCTAGAAGATTTGGAGGGAGGGATCCCCCAGAGGTGTGATAACGCATCATCTTATTGAACATAATGTTTgttgtcaagaaaaagaatgaaatgaGGTTATGATCATGATAAGATAAAACAATCAAGAATAAGGAGAAATATAAATACCTAGGGAATCACCCAAGGGTTCCACCCAAGGAGTCAAGCAAAAAATGCCCCAATAGCGTTTCATTGATCAAACATGGCAGTTATAAGGCCTCTTGTTCAATTCATCCAACAAGGAGGACAAGACAACAGTCCTTGCCTCAACATTTACAATAGGAGGAAAAAGGTGTATCCAATGATCATGGAAAAAGGTCCAAGCACGAGGAGGCAACACATAAAAGAAACTGTCTGTCCAGCATTTTGGAGGGTGGGGGGCAGGCAAGAAGGACACCCCCCGCCAAGGCATAAAATGAAGAAAGCCCATCTCAGCATGTTTTAGTCGAAAGCTGGCAAAAGCCCATACACTTAGTTTGCCAAATGTACCTCTTTGCTAGCATGGAGGACATGGTCCCAAGGAGGTCCCCCAAAGCTTTGGATTCCTTGGTGGCTAGGACTCCCTCGTAGCTAGGACTCCTTGCTGATGAAGGATCTCCTCCAACTCGAAAACAGGTCTTCAAAAGCAAACCTAACACAAGATTTTAAATCAAGGCTTATCCAAACAACCTTCATCCTCTTTTTTCGAAAATTAAGGAATACGTGAAGACCCCCATCACAATGGTACATCCCTCTATAAATGCAGGATTGGTCCCCAGGTAGGGACTCCTTCCAGACTTCTTGAACACTGTGTCTTACTTTTATCTAGCATTCTAACTGCGACCTTAGGACAATTTCTTTCACAAATTCGATTATCATATCTCAATTT encodes:
- the LOC105157473 gene encoding plant UBX domain-containing protein 8, with amino-acid sequence MTRPDQEAIDTFMSITGVSEATAIRKLEEHHGNLNEAVDAHFSEGDSDPIQAAPLTAPQDGIMDVDDPIPFESHRPLSSLFPFATDLNPFSLLNPNFTRSLFDSGNAAARSPFISHPREVREIPIEVKDDIRESGHPGGAPTIEDVTETAHVHDPEVRGTVIIDEEDDDHDHDDKKSSPDPLVTHADGLGSRDSSTNSGPGGPTIMEVPDYENDIEDEMLRAAIEASKQDTAMLNQQSDEHLDLRDSVPQPGRSYLENASLAHAVSLSLQTAEQGKVLRELERKVGASEVEGLKSAAPERTEKLPSNGWQSRVEVGNTSLEDETEDVEELPLVRHRRRCVSTGPTSTAKNIEDIEVTASSSPLCHDSIHHLQHDGSDLPSDEWGGISSEEHDEALMLEAAMFGGIPDGSGHRFPHASHQLIQNALGTSMGHFSRRTARPPSPSLVAQRLIREQQDDEYLASLQADREKELKAKEEAEAAERREEDELRRKLQEEKETETQLTAKEASLPQEPTPDDENAVTLLVRMPDGSRRGRRFLKSDKLQCLFDFIDVGRVVKPGSYRVVRPYPRRAFSDGESTSTLHELGLTSKQEALYLELI